The genomic stretch GATGTAGCTAGACCTAGTGTGTTGCATATTGTTTACATTTCTTTTTTCCTAACGGAGAAAACGATCCGTATCAAGAACTAGATCTTCTGTTCTTCTAGATAAAAAGGCCTGAACCACAGTATACTGACACCAGGGTTCAGACCTTTTTATTAAGAGTGAATCTTCCTAAGAGGGATGTTATTCGACAACCCTGCGCTTTATTTTATTAGTCCCATCGTTCATCCAATTTATCTGCATAAAAAGCAATCGCTCGTTTGTATTTCTGTATACCCGCATTAGCCGAATGTTCGGCTATTTCCTGCAAAAGCAATCTCATCGCTCGCTTATGTTCCTTGAGATTATACTGAACCATCGCCATAAAAACTTGAAATTCCCGTCTCTCTGGAAACTCAGATAGGGCGGTCTCAAAAATTCTCTCCGCTGTCTCATACTGCCCTAGTGTTCGATATGTACTGCCTAGTCCAAGCAATGCTCCCGCTCTATCTTCCTTGGATAATTCGCCTGAAAGAGCAGCTTCATAGTAAGGCACTGCTTCTTTTTCAAGTCCTAACGTATCGTACGTCCAAGCAAGCTGATACTGTAACTGTGCAGAATCGATCAAAAGTTTCCCATCACGTAAAAGTTCTTCTAGTGTAAGTAATTCCTTGAGTGCCATCTCGCTTTGTCCATTCTCTCTTAACTGAACTGCCTGCGTTAAACAATCCATAGGTTCTCCTACTCTCTTCGATTCTCTTCCATTGCTCATCAATTGCTCTACCCTTGCTCTACTATTGCTTCCTTATTACTTCCTTATTGCTTTCCTATTATATTATCAGCTTACCCTCTACTTCTGAAGTAATGTTTAATTTAGAATCATTTAATCCCAGCTGAATAACTTCACAAAAAAAAAGAGACACGTACTTGTGTCCCTTTCTTTATTATTACGTTCATTAGGGCGCTGAATTAGCCGCTTGATTCTGCCTTTTACGAATCGAATGAACCCCCATAATCACGGCAATCAGTTCATAGCTGTCTATTTCGGAGGTGTTATTATACAGACGGTATGCTCCAGAACTGAAAAAACCAGAGATTTTCTCAAAGCCAGCGACTGGGTCTCCTTGCTCATCAACGATCGCAAAATCTCTAGAGAATGCGGGTGAGGTAATCGTAAATACGCCTCTCGATCCTGCCTGGTACTCAAATTTCTTCTCAAGAAAACTCATTCTCGGTCGAACGATTCCAACAGTCTCTCCATGCGGGTCAAATACATTCCATTTATTAGAGAACACTCTAAATTTACCTGAATAGATCAAATGATTCGAAGAATCATAGATATCGAGCGAAGATCCAAAGGCACTTTTCAAATCGATGTACCCAAGTTAATTACCTGAAGCATCCATAATTTCAGATATTCCTGAACTAAAAAAACGATCTTTGAAATAGAGTTCCATACACGCTTCCCCCTAAAATCAAACGTTAGATGTATTTAACCCTTTGGGTCTGAAAAATTCAATCATTTTAATAAAATTCACGTTATATACCTGCTCTACATCCTGCAATGTATATAATCTGCCATCCATCTCTTTGAGGGCATAAACATAATCATGTCTTACCAAATCCATTGCTTGTTTTCCGGCATACTCTCCTTCGTAAGCCGCAAGCTGTTCATTCTCACTCTTGTTAAAACTCAGTATTTCTCGGAAAGAGGCTTCTACAAACGCATTGACTACGGTAAGTGTATCCCCTTCCAGCTGAACGGCGCGGTATAAATTACCACGTTCATCCTCAATTAGATCTTTGTTTATTTCAATATTCATGGTATCCCTCATTTCATTTCTCATATCTCTATTGTATCAGGATATAAATGACAAAAAAATGCCTTACAGACATTTGCGCCGTCTGTAAGGCATCTCTTTAACGTATCCTAACTGCTCCACAGATTAAAAAAATCAGGTCGCTAACCATAAATTTCACTTGGGTTGCAGGGCTAATCCCTTCTTCTTGAAGTATTGCTGAACAACAAAACTCATGATTTCACTTGGTTGTTCTTTTACAAATTCGGACTGCTCAGCAAACAACATTCCATAAGGCTCTTCAGAAGTATATGGCTCCCACTGCGGCAATTCCTCTCCTGTAGAATCGAGTCCATTCGGATCTCCGGTTCGGATAAAGTTGGCCCAATAATTACACATTTGGCGAGCCAGATCGTAATGTTTACCTACAAAGGGTCTCCAACATTTAGCAAGTGTCTCAAAGAAAAACCAGAGATCCACGGAGTGGAAGGTTCCTGGGTTATCCCAACCTGGAATTTCTGCATCAAAATTATAATAGTATATTGGGGGACTAGACTCTGTGTTTTGATTAGCATGCGCCGCAATACGTATTGCATATTCAATACTGCTTACGGCTGCTATCTTTTTAACTTCTTCTATATTGGACGACTCGGCATTACAAAGCTTCAAAAAGGTGTCGGCATCATTCCCAAACATATCGGCGGCCATTGTCTTGAAGTCTTCAAGTGAATCGACATTTGGAATACTAAAAAACTCAGAGGACGTGTGTCCAAACATGGTTGGAACCATGAGACGCTTGTTTTCAAGAAACAATTCAAGCGAGTTGCCTACACAAAACGTCTGATCAACGACACTTCCCCAGAACTTACCGTACTCCACCGCCTTATCTCGGAGATAAACAGAGTCTAATTGCCTTGCTTCATCAAGCGAAGATACACCAATATATTCAAAAAATTTCACGCCCTCCTGCTCCGCTTCCGGCAGGTTTCTCAAAAATCTCGGACTATTAGGCCCCGGGTAAAGCTCAGTAAAGATCCCGCTTTGAATAATTGCCCGCTGAAAAAGCCCTTCATTCTGCGG from Paenibacillus polygoni encodes the following:
- a CDS encoding tetratricopeptide repeat protein: MDCLTQAVQLRENGQSEMALKELLTLEELLRDGKLLIDSAQLQYQLAWTYDTLGLEKEAVPYYEAALSGELSKEDRAGALLGLGSTYRTLGQYETAERIFETALSEFPERREFQVFMAMVQYNLKEHKRAMRLLLQEIAEHSANAGIQKYKRAIAFYADKLDERWD
- a CDS encoding LURP-one-related/scramblase family protein; amino-acid sequence: MKSAFGSSLDIYDSSNHLIYSGKFRVFSNKWNVFDPHGETVGIVRPRMSFLEKKFEYQAGSRGVFTITSPAFSRDFAIVDEQGDPVAGFEKISGFFSSGAYRLYNNTSEIDSYELIAVIMGVHSIRKRQNQAANSAP
- a CDS encoding carboxylesterase/lipase family protein yields the protein MLRKVKVEQGWVQGLPAADPRITSFKGVPFAAPPVGENRWRAPQPLKDWEGVLKAYEFAPISMQVRQEIDENNIYTREWAVEPDIAMNEDCLYLNVWTPANQTDEKLPVYVWYFGGGLQVGHTAEMEFDGERIARRGIVVVTINYRLNVFGFLAHPEITLEAPEAPANFGNLDQQAATRWVKRNIAAFGGDPDNITIGGQSAGGGSVMSQLTSPQNEGLFQRAIIQSGIFTELYPGPNSPRFLRNLPEAEQEGVKFFEYIGVSSLDEARQLDSVYLRDKAVEYGKFWGSVVDQTFCVGNSLELFLENKRLMVPTMFGHTSSEFFSIPNVDSLEDFKTMAADMFGNDADTFLKLCNAESSNIEEVKKIAAVSSIEYAIRIAAHANQNTESSPPIYYYNFDAEIPGWDNPGTFHSVDLWFFFETLAKCWRPFVGKHYDLARQMCNYWANFIRTGDPNGLDSTGEELPQWEPYTSEEPYGMLFAEQSEFVKEQPSEIMSFVVQQYFKKKGLALQPK